From a single Lolium rigidum isolate FL_2022 chromosome 7, APGP_CSIRO_Lrig_0.1, whole genome shotgun sequence genomic region:
- the LOC124672930 gene encoding uncharacterized protein LOC124672930, translated as MRDSSGATVFDDLPEWLVVEEILVRLPPKDVLRCRAVRKSWRSGTSTDKFILDHHRRQPSLPIIKHQKGICRPAVFNDAGPGAGAPNDQKIRPILHHYTPPVGTIFTTIYNAACDGLLIMSQQLDFYICNPATRRCASLPHPPLRPAGYSAVAVVGFYRHHTSGEHRVLWVVFSIAAGSAVELPDYFVLTVGSDQPRPIQRPQGGVPAARSSRGPPVHHRGSLHWAVSLKITVFDTVAETFRQMSRPAQLGHMVSLLDMGGALALCGTSDDFVTLDVWVLQDYDAETWGFQYRINLLEMVAVPPLNLRERYAPTMDVINERELLIEHRPDRLLHCDIDGVFLGNVEHEERQIRLALTRHRLQESLISLPLFERQEEDDGKEPPFAMVL; from the coding sequence ATGCGGGACAGCAGCGGTGCGACCGTCTTTGACGACCTGCCCGAGTGGCTCGTCGTGGAAGAGATCCTCGTCCGGTTGCCGCCCAAGGACGTACTTCGCTGCCGCGCCGTCCGCAAGTCTTGGCGCAGCGGTACATCCACTGATAAGTTCATCCTCGATCACCACAGACGCCAGCCCTCGCTCCCCATTATCAAGCATCAAAAGGGCATCTGCCGCCCCGCCGTCTTCAATGACGCCGGTCCTGGTGCCGGAGCCCCAAATGATCAAAAGATACGGCCCATCCTCCACCACTACACGCCCCCCGTTGGAACGATATTCACCACTATATACAACGCGGCCTGTGATGGCCTCCTCATCATGTCGCAGCAATTGGATTTTTACATCTGCAACCCGGCGACCCGCAGGTGTGCTTCCTTGCCACATCCTCCACTACGACCTGCTGGCTACAGCGCCGTCGCCGTAGTCGGCTTCTACCGGCACCACACATCTGGAGAACACCGGGTTCTCTGGGTGGTATTCTCGATAGCTGCTGGCAGCGCAGTTGAGTTGCCTGATTACTTCGTCCTCACGGTGGGATCGGACCAGCCAAGACCCATCCAACGCCCTCAGGGTGGGGTTCCCGCCGCCCGGTCCTCCCGCGGCCCACCAGTCCACCATCGTGGTAGCCTGCACTGGGCAGTGAGCCTCAAGATAACTGTCTTTGACACCGTAGCCGAGACATTCCGGCAGATGAGCCGCCCAGCACAGTTGGGCCATATGGTGTCCCTGTTAGATATGGGCGGCGCCCTTGCTTTGTGTGGCACCAGCGATGACTTCGTCACTTTAGATGTTTGGGTGTTGCAGGACTATGATGCCGAGACATGGGGCTTTCAGTATCGGATTAACTTGCTAGAGATGGTGGCAGTACCACCGCTTAATTTGAGGGAGAGATATGCCCCTACGATGGATGTCATCAACGAGCGTGAGCTGTTGATCGAGCATCGTCCTGACCGTCTATTGCATTGTGACATTGATGGAGTGTTTCTAGGAAATGTGGAACACGAAGAGCGTCAGATCCGCTTGGCACTTACTAGGCATCGTCTCCAAGAGAGCTTGATTTCACTTCCATTGTTTGAgaggcaagaagaagatgatgggaAGGAGCCTCCATTCGCCATGGTGCTATAA